A section of the Saccopteryx leptura isolate mSacLep1 chromosome 4, mSacLep1_pri_phased_curated, whole genome shotgun sequence genome encodes:
- the CFAP97D2 gene encoding uncharacterized protein CFAP97D2 isoform X5: MHRAPRLILPCGNECLQSAWEKAYHNHRKKVRDAQPLVDSHAPLCLSHLHLNLKKLKLEEERLCTIARDNRLLLEKLSCIMRSRGQTDSRNNYTQKSLNRGKRGQKLHKIQRESHVLQRESKTILGRITNSEPVYRTQKWQDWKTRDKPGLAFMKYPGSRQTGPGRSRNLN, from the exons ATGCACAGGGCACCCCGGCTGATACTTCCCTGCGGAAATGAGTGCCTGCAGAGCGCATGGGAGAAAGCCTACCACAATCACAGGAAAAAG GTCCGGGATGCCCAGCCGCTTGTGGACAGCCATGCCCCACTGTGCCTCAGCCACCTCCACCTGAACCTCAAGAAGCTGAAG CTGGAGGAGGAGAGGCTCTGTACCATTGCCAGGGACAACCGCCTGCTGCTGGAGAAGCTGTCCTGCATTATGAGGTCCAGGGGACAGACTGACAGCAGGAACAACTACACACAGAAGAG tctAAACAGGGGTAAAAGAGGACAGAAACTTCACAAAATTCAAAGGGAAAGCCATGTGTTGCAAAGAGAAAGCAAAACCATTTTGGGAAGGATCACAAACTCAGAGCCAGTGTATCGAACTCAGAAATGGCAGGACTGGAAGACAAGGGACAAGCCCGGGCTCGCCTTTATGAAGTATCCTGGGAGTCGGCAGACAGGCCCAGGGAGAAG
- the CFAP97D2 gene encoding uncharacterized protein CFAP97D2 isoform X2: MHRAPRLILPCGNECLQSAWEKAYHNHRKKVRDAQPLVDSHAPLCLSHLHLNLKKLKLEEERLCTIARDNRLLLEKLSCIMRSRGQTDSRNNYTQKSLNRGKRGQKLHKIQRESHVLQRESKTILGRITNSEPVYRTQKWQDWKTRDKPGLAFMKYPGSRQTGPGRRKVLISSTHF; the protein is encoded by the exons ATGCACAGGGCACCCCGGCTGATACTTCCCTGCGGAAATGAGTGCCTGCAGAGCGCATGGGAGAAAGCCTACCACAATCACAGGAAAAAG GTCCGGGATGCCCAGCCGCTTGTGGACAGCCATGCCCCACTGTGCCTCAGCCACCTCCACCTGAACCTCAAGAAGCTGAAG CTGGAGGAGGAGAGGCTCTGTACCATTGCCAGGGACAACCGCCTGCTGCTGGAGAAGCTGTCCTGCATTATGAGGTCCAGGGGACAGACTGACAGCAGGAACAACTACACACAGAAGAG tctAAACAGGGGTAAAAGAGGACAGAAACTTCACAAAATTCAAAGGGAAAGCCATGTGTTGCAAAGAGAAAGCAAAACCATTTTGGGAAGGATCACAAACTCAGAGCCAGTGTATCGAACTCAGAAATGGCAGGACTGGAAGACAAGGGACAAGCCCGGGCTCGCCTTTATGAAGTATCCTGGGAGTCGGCAGACAGGCCCAGGGAGAAG
- the CFAP97D2 gene encoding uncharacterized protein CFAP97D2 isoform X3, with translation MHRAPRLILPCGNECLQSAWEKAYHNHRKKVRDAQPLVDSHAPLCLSHLHLNLKKLKLEEERLCTIARDNRLLLEKLSCIMRSRGQTDSRNNYTQKSLNRGKRGQKLHKIQRESHVLQRESKTILGRITNSEPVYRTQKWQDWKTRDKPGLAFMKYPGSRQTGPGRSPLLHTGNR, from the exons ATGCACAGGGCACCCCGGCTGATACTTCCCTGCGGAAATGAGTGCCTGCAGAGCGCATGGGAGAAAGCCTACCACAATCACAGGAAAAAG GTCCGGGATGCCCAGCCGCTTGTGGACAGCCATGCCCCACTGTGCCTCAGCCACCTCCACCTGAACCTCAAGAAGCTGAAG CTGGAGGAGGAGAGGCTCTGTACCATTGCCAGGGACAACCGCCTGCTGCTGGAGAAGCTGTCCTGCATTATGAGGTCCAGGGGACAGACTGACAGCAGGAACAACTACACACAGAAGAG tctAAACAGGGGTAAAAGAGGACAGAAACTTCACAAAATTCAAAGGGAAAGCCATGTGTTGCAAAGAGAAAGCAAAACCATTTTGGGAAGGATCACAAACTCAGAGCCAGTGTATCGAACTCAGAAATGGCAGGACTGGAAGACAAGGGACAAGCCCGGGCTCGCCTTTATGAAGTATCCTGGGAGTCGGCAGACAGGCCCAGGGAGAAG
- the CFAP97D2 gene encoding uncharacterized protein CFAP97D2 isoform X4, translating into MHRAPRLILPCGNECLQSAWEKAYHNHRKKVRDAQPLVDSHAPLCLSHLHLNLKKLKLEEERLCTIARDNRLLLEKLSCIMRSRGQTDSRNNYTQKSLNRGKRGQKLHKIQRESHVLQRESKTILGRITNSEPVYRTQKWQDWKTRDKPGLAFMKYPGSRQTGPGRRKQIKPKRC; encoded by the exons ATGCACAGGGCACCCCGGCTGATACTTCCCTGCGGAAATGAGTGCCTGCAGAGCGCATGGGAGAAAGCCTACCACAATCACAGGAAAAAG GTCCGGGATGCCCAGCCGCTTGTGGACAGCCATGCCCCACTGTGCCTCAGCCACCTCCACCTGAACCTCAAGAAGCTGAAG CTGGAGGAGGAGAGGCTCTGTACCATTGCCAGGGACAACCGCCTGCTGCTGGAGAAGCTGTCCTGCATTATGAGGTCCAGGGGACAGACTGACAGCAGGAACAACTACACACAGAAGAG tctAAACAGGGGTAAAAGAGGACAGAAACTTCACAAAATTCAAAGGGAAAGCCATGTGTTGCAAAGAGAAAGCAAAACCATTTTGGGAAGGATCACAAACTCAGAGCCAGTGTATCGAACTCAGAAATGGCAGGACTGGAAGACAAGGGACAAGCCCGGGCTCGCCTTTATGAAGTATCCTGGGAGTCGGCAGACAGGCCCAGGGAGAAG